The Conger conger chromosome 15, fConCon1.1, whole genome shotgun sequence genome contains a region encoding:
- the LOC133111891 gene encoding receptor-type tyrosine-protein phosphatase eta-like: protein MDLGQYSFIIVYQTNETQTANNMTTLKNLTSGTLYSISVVTVGPMGYQSTPVTAEISTKPERVRPVVSSRGTNDTIEVTWTSPSGNVEQYMVNLISDSGENQTKVLNSSFESHSFIGLTAGRNYTVVVTTISGPFAEESEPVSNATYPNPPGAILVEEQTTDFITISWGLPQDMDLGQYSFIIVYQTNETQTANNMMTLKNLTSGTLYSISVVTVGPMGYQSTPLTAEISTKQYMVNLISDYGDNQTKVLNSSFESHSFIGLTAGRNYTVVVTTISGPFAEESEPVSNATYPNPPGAILVEEQTTDFITISWGLPQDMDLGQYSFIIVYQTNETQTANNMTTLKNLTSGTLYSISVVTVGPMGYQSTPVTAEISTKPERVRPVVSSRGTNDTIEVTWTSPSGNVEQYMVNLISDYGDNQTKVLNSSFESHSFIGLTAGRNYTVVVTTISGPFAEESEPVSNATYPNPPGAILVEEQTTDFITISWGWPQDMDLGQYSFIIVYQTNETQTANNMMTLKNLTSGTLYSISVITVGPMGYQSTPVTAEISTKPERVRPVVSSRGTNDTIEVTWTSPSGNVEQYMVNLISDYGDNQTKVLNSSFESHSFIGLTAGRNYTVVVTTISGPFAEESEPVSNATYPNPPGAILVEEQTTDFITISWGLPQDMDLGQYSFIIVYQTNETQTANNMTTLKNLTSGTLYSISVVTVGPMGYQSTPVTAEISTKPERARPVVSSRGTNDTIEVTWTSPSGNVEQYMVNLISDYGDNQTKVLNSSFESHSFIGLTAGRNYTVVVTTISGPFAEESEPVSNATYPNPPGAILVEEQTTDFITISWGWPQDMDLGQYSFIIVYQTNETETANNMTTLKNLTSGTLYSISVVTVGPMGYQSTPVTADISTKQYMVNLISDYGDNQTKVLNSSFESHSFIGLTAGRNYTVVVTTISGPFAEESEPVSNATYPNPPGAILVEEQTTDFITISWGWPQDMDLGQYSFIIVYQTNKTETANNMTTLKNLTSGTLYSISVVTVGPMGYQSTPVTAEISTKPERVRPVVSSRGTNDTIEVTWTSPSGNVEQYMVNLISDYGDNQTKVLNSSFESHSFIGLTAGRNYTVVVTTISGPFAEESEPVSNATYPNPPGAILVEEQTTDFITISWGWPQGMDLGQYSFIIVYQTNETQTANNMTTLKNLTSGTLYSISVVTVGPMGYQSTPVTAEISTRPESVRGLKVSSTSVNMINITWQEPVGLKPGYSYRATIQSSAYQLGVSITELHYEFTRLVPGNRYNLEVTSQTSDGTEGSPMSISVCTDTSPVNFTCVGPNRTGPLLNLAWDSPEGSNDGFWVTWSENGSATLPACTGSCSHSIEDLSYHTPYSVHVWTLGCGKSSSVSENVCQTGITAPPELNPDINVVVEKQHDGFTLKFDSSVLNGKNGPITAYGILLTSNLNGFSEKNNSGLRKYLDKTYNDWTGDNSVPYLATAREIDTGQNRNEESELVVEVGSGSDWNGYHNGPLKPVTTYRYALVMFTHVVIKDELVDVSESLFSVSPFSANDVDLPQNPGVITAGAVAGTLAVITALAVGAAVYWRRAAKKRPTEIPIEAMRGFGRERMREQCVCVPQRESLCVCSLAVQSVSRSNHSVVFSCSGVPVQVVEYEVYHKKQSADSNCGFAEQYEDLRSVGIAQSKTSATDPENKGKNRYSNVLPYDASRVKLSVQGSQFDDYINASYIPGYNCKKEYIAAQGPLPGTVDEFWRMLWEKNVRTLVMLTRCNEMGRVKCEEYWPSDTKHYKNIAVTTTSIIPLEDWTIRDFDVKNVKTAETRNLRQFHFTAWPDHGVPESTELLINFRHLVREHMEQHSRNSPTVVHCSAGVGRTGTMIAIDHLIFQIERESMVDLYAIVHSMRMHRGLMVQTEEQYVFLHRCALDIIKSRTGTNVDLIYQNTAAMDIYENFKPGGAGAV, encoded by the exons ATGGACTTGGGCCAGTACAGTTTCATCATAGTCTATCAAACTAATGAAACCCAGACCGCAAACAATATGACGACATTGAAGAACTTGACATCAGGGACTCTGTACAGCATCTCTGTGGTAACCGTAGGGCCAATGGGCTACCAGAGCACTCCAGTGACGGCAGAAATCTCCACCA agcctGAAAGAGTGAGGCCTGTGGTTTCAAGCAGAGGCACCAATGATACCATTGAGGTGACATGGACCTCTCCATCTGGCAATGTAGAACAATACATGGTCAACTTGATCAGTGATTCTGGAGAAAACCAAACAAAGGTTCTTAACTCCAGCTTTGAGTCACACTCATTCATTGGACTGACAGCTGGGAGAAACTACACAGTCGTAGTGACCACAATCAGTGGACCCTTTGCTGAAGAATCAGAGCCTGTTTCCAATGCAACCT ATCCCAATCCACCTGGAGCTATTCTTGTAGAAGAGCAGACCACTGATTTCATTACTATAAGTTGGGGTTTGCCCCAAGACATGGACTTGGGCCAGTACAGTTTCATCATAGTCTATCAAACTAATGAAACCCAGACCGCAAACAATATGATGACATTGAAGAACTTGACATCAGGGACTCTGTACAGCATCTCTGTGGTAACCGTAGGGCCAATGGGCTACCAGAGCACTCCATTGACGGCAGAAATCTCCACCA AACAATACATGGTCAACTTGATCAGTGATTATGGAGACAACCAAACAAAGGTTCTTAACTCCAGCTTTGAGTCACACTCATTCATTGGACTGACAGCTGGGAGAAACTACACAGTCGTAGTGACCACAATCAGTGGACCCTTTGCTGAAGAATCAGAGCCTGTTTCCAATGCAACCT ATCCCAATCCACCTGGAGCTATTCTTGTAGAAGAGCAGACCACTGATTTCATTACTATAAGTTGGGGTTTGCCCCAAGACATGGACTTGGGCCAGTACAGTTTCATCATAGTCTATCAAACTAATGAAACCCAGACCGCAAACAATATGACGACATTGAAGAACTTGACATCAGGGACTCTGTACAGCATCTCTGTGGTAACCGTAGGGCCAATGGGCTACCAGAGCACTCCAGTGACGGCAGAAATCTCCACCA agcctGAAAGAGTGAGGCCTGTGGTTTCAAGCAGAGGCACCAATGATACCATTGAGGTGACATGGACCTCTCCATCTGGCAATGTAGAACAATACATGGTCAACTTGATCAGTGATTATGGAGACAACCAAACAAAGGTTCTTAACTCCAGCTTTGAGTCACACTCATTCATTGGACTGACAGCTGGTAGAAACTACACAGTCGTAGTGACCACAATCAGTGGACCCTTTGCTGAAGAATCAGAGCCTGTTTCCAATGCAACCT ATCCCAATCCACCTGGAGCTATTCTTGTAGAAGAGCAGACCACTGATTTCATTACTATAAGTTGGGGTTGGCCCCAAGACATGGACTTGGGCCAGTACAGTTTCATCATAGTCTATCAAACTAATGAAACCCAGACCGCAAACAATATGATGACATTGAAGAACTTGACATCAGGGACTCTGTACAGCATCTCTGTGATAACCGTAGGGCCAATGGGCTACCAGAGCACTCCAGTGACGGCAGAAATCTCCACCA agcctGAAAGAGTGAGGCCTGTGGTTTCAAGCAGAGGCACCAATGATACCATTGAGGTGACATGGACCTCTCCATCTGGCAATGTAGAACAATACATGGTCAACTTGATCAGTGATTATGGAGACAACCAAACAAAGGTTCTTAACTCCAGCTTTGAGTCACACTCATTCATTGGACTGACAGCTGGGAGAAACTACACAGTCGTAGTGACCACAATCAGTGGACCCTTTGCTGAAGAATCAGAGCCTGTTTCCAATGCAACCT ATCCCAATCCACCTGGAGCTATTCTTGTAGAAGAGCAGACCACTGATTTCATTACTATAAGTTGGGGTTTGCCCCAAGACATGGACTTGGGCCAGTACAGTTTCATCATAGTCTATCAAACTAATGAAACCCAGACCGCAAACAATATGACGACATTGAAGAACTTGACATCAGGGACTCTGTACAGCATCTCTGTGGTAACCGTAGGGCCAATGGGCTACCAGAGCACTCCAGTGACGGCAGAAATCTCCACCA agcctGAAAGAGCGAGGCCTGTGGTTTCAAGCAGAGGCACCAATGATACCATTGAGGTGACATGGACCTCTCCATCTGGCAATGTAGAACAATACATGGTCAACTTGATCAGTGATTATGGAGACAACCAAACAAAGGTTCTTAACTCCAGCTTTGAGTCACACTCATTCATTGGACTGACAGCTGGGAGAAACTACACAGTCGTAGTGACCACAATCAGTGGACCCTTTGCTGAAGAATCAGAGCCTGTTTCCAATGCAACCT ATCCCAATCCACCTGGAGCTATTCTTGTAGAAGAGCAGACCACTGATTTCATTACTATAAGTTGGGGTTGGCCCCAAGACATGGACTTGGGCCAGTACAGTTTCATCATAGTCTATCAAACTAATGAAACCGAGACCGCAAACAATATGACGACATTGAAGAACTTGACATCAGGGACTCTGTACAGCATCTCTGTGGTAACCGTAGGGCCAATGGGCTACCAGAGCACTCCAGTGACGGCAGATATCTCCACCA AACAATACATGGTCAACTTGATCAGTGATTATGGAGACAACCAAACAAAGGTTCTTAACTCCAGCTTTGAGTCACACTCATTCATTGGACTGACAGCTGGTAGAAACTACACAGTCGTAGTGACCACAATCAGTGGACCCTTTGCTGAAGAATCAGAGCCTGTTTCCAATGCAACCT ATCCCAATCCACCTGGAGCTATTCTTGTAGAAGAGCAGACCACTGATTTCATTACTATAAGTTGGGGTTGGCCCCAAGACATGGACTTGGGCCAGTACAGTTTCATCATAGTCTATCAAACTAATAAAACCGAGACCGCAAACAATATGACGACATTGAAGAACTTGACATCAGGGACTCTGTACAGCATCTCTGTGGTAACCGTAGGGCCAATGGGCTACCAGAGCACTCCAGTGACGGCAGAAATCTCCACCA aGCCTGAAAGAGTGAGGCCTGTGGTTTCAAGCAGAGGCACCAATGATACCATTGAGGTGACATGGACCTCTCCATCTGGCAATGTAGAACAATACATGGTCAACTTGATCAGTGATTATGGAGACAACCAAACAAAGGTTCTTAACTCCAGCTTTGAGTCACACTCATTCATTGGACTGACAGCTGGGAGAAACTACACAGTCGTAGTGACCACAATCAGTGGACCCTTTGCTGAAGAATCAGAGCCTGTTTCCAATGCAACCT ATCCCAATCCACCTGGAGCTATTCTTGTAGAAGAGCAGACCACTGATTTCATTACTATAAGTTGGGGTTGGCCCCAAGGCATGGACTTGGGCCAGTACAGTTTCATCATAGTCTATCAAACTAATGAAACCCAAACCGCAAACAATATGACGACATTGAAGAACTTGACATCAGGGACTCTGTACAGCATCTCTGTGGTAACCGTAGGGCCAATGGGCTACCAGAGCACTCCAGTGACGGCAGAAATCTCCACCA GACCTGAGAGCGTTCGGGGTCTTAAAGTGTCCTCAACATCTGTAAACATGATCAACATAACATGGCAGGAGCCTGTCGGGTTGAAACCCGGGTACTCTTATCGTGCTACGATCCAGAGCAGCGCGTACCAACTCGGGGTCAGCATCACAGAGTTGCATTATGAATTCACCAGGCTGGTTCCAGGCAACCGCTACAATTTGGAGGTAACGTCCCAGACGTCTGATGGGACTGAAGGCTCTCCCATGAGCATCTCtgtctgtacag aCACGTCTCCCGTTAACTTCACCTGCGTCGGGCCGAACCGCACTGGCCCCCTGCTGAACCTGGCGTGGGACAGTCCCGAGGGCTCGAACGACGGGTTCTGGGTGACGTGGAGCGAGAACGGGAGTGCGACCCTTCCCGCCTGCACAGGCAGCTGTAGCCACAGCATCGAAGACCTCTCATACCACACCCcgtacagtgtgcatgtgtggaccCTGGGCTGTGGGAAAAGCAGCAGTGTCTCTGAAAATGTTTGTCAGACAGGCATCACAG CTCCACCTGAACTAAACCCAGACATAAATGTCGTTGTGGAAAAGCAGCATGATGGGTTTACTCTGAAATTCGACTCGAGTGTACTCAATGGAAAAAACGGACCAATTACGGCTTATGGCATACTACTGACATCCAATTTGAATG ggttttctgaaaaaaacaacagcggTTTGCGAAAATACCTTGATAAAACCTATAATGACTGGACCGGAGATAATAGTGTCCCGTATCTGGCAACCGCACGTGAAATTGACACAGGCCAAAATCGAAATGAGGAATCTGAGCTTGTGGTTGAAGTGGGGTCTGGTTCGGACTGGAATGGATACCACAACGGACCGCTAAAGCCCGTGACAACTTACAG ATATGCTCTGGTGATGTTTACTCACGTTGTGATAAAAGATGAATTGGTTGACGTGTCAGAATCCTTGTTCTCAGTGTCACCCTTTTCTGCCAACGATGTCGACCTTCCACAAAATCCAG gtgtgATTACGGCTGGAGCTGTGGCCGGGACATTAGCGGTCATAACTGCTCTTGCTGTCGGGGCCGCCGTGTACTGGAGGAG AGCTGCCAAAAAGAGACCTACAGAGATCCCCATCGAGGCCATGAG AGGCTTTGGAcgg gagagaatgagagaacagtgtgtgtgtgtgcctcagagagagagtttgtgtgtgtgcagtcttgCTGTGCAGTCAGTATCACGCAGTAATCACAGTGTTGTGTTTTCCTGCAGTGGTGTGCCTGTGCAGGTGGTGGAGTATGAGGTGTACCACAAGAAGCAGAGCGCGGATTCCAACTGTGGATTTGCTGAACAATATGAG GACCTGCGGTCGGTGGGCATCGCCCAGTCGAAGACGAGTGCCACAGATCCTGAAAACAAGGGCAAGAACCGCTACAGCAACGTGCTGCCGT ACGACGCGTCACGAGTCAAACTGTCTGTCCAGGGGAGTCAGTTTGACGACTACATCAATGCCAGCTACATCCCG GGTTACAACTGCAAAAAGGAGTATATTGCAGCACAGGGTCCTctcccagggacggtggacgaGTTCTGGAGAATGCTCTGGGAGAAGAACGTCCGCACCCTGGTCATGCTGACCAGATGCAACGAAATGGGAAGG GTGAAATGTGAAGAATACTGGCCTTCCGACACCAAACACTATAAGAACATTGCTGTGACGACCACGTCTATCATCCCATTGGAGGACTGGACCATCAGAGACTTTGATGTGAAAAAC GTGAAAACGGCAGAAACCCGGAATCTGCGGCAGTTCCACTTCACGGCTTGGCCCGACCACGGGGTGCCCGAGTCCACCGAGCTGCTAATCAACTTCCGTCACCTGGTCAGGGAGCACATGGAGCAGCACTCCCGAAACTCTCCCACCGTGGTGCACTGCAG CGCCGGGGTGGGCCGGACAGGGACCATGATCGCCATCGATCACCTGATCTTTCAGATCGAGAGGGAGAGCATGGTGGACCTGTACGCCATCGTGCACAGCATGCGAATGCACCGCGGCCTCATGGTCCAGACCGAG GAGCAGTACGTGTTCCTGCACAGGTGCGCCTTGGACATTATCAAATCAAGGACCGGAACCAACGTGGACCTGATCTACCAGAACACAGCCGCAATGGATATTTATGAGAACTTTAAGCCCGGGGGCGCGGGGGCCGTCTAG